From the Opitutaceae bacterium genome, the window ACAACCCGATCTACGGTTCACAGGAGGTCTACTACGACTTCCGGGCCGGCTACCGGGGCCAGATGGCGTTCATGGGCGATCGCAACTACCGCATCAACCTCAATGTCCGCAATGTCTTCGACAAGGACGAGGGTCTGGCTTCCATGGCCTCCGCCAGTGGTCAGGCCATCCGCTACCGCCGGGTTGACGGACGCCAGTTCATCCTCTCGCTCGAGTTCGACCTTTAGGGTGGGTTGAGTTCAGCAGACATCCGGAGCCGGTCCCGTCAGGGGCCGGCTCTTTTTTGTTCCTCGCTCCGCAATTTATTTGACTGTCAAATCAAAAGAGGACTGCGCTTTTCTGCAAAAGAAAGCAAATCCGAAACTGACCGCTGAAGCGTACCGGTATCTACGATACGAACTTAACCTTTGGCGGGAAACTGAACCCCTCAATCCCACATTCCAGAGAGCACCCTGCCGGTTCGTTCAGCGGGGCAGTGGGAAGGACCTGCACTTGCTCACTGACGGAACCCAGGGCGAGGCAACGGCACCCCCAAAGGCCTGAGCTGACGGGCGAATCAACCAGGCCACCGCTGACCCGATGCCTCCCCGGCTCCACCTCTCACCGGAACCCCATTCCCAACCTTTCCAAGAAATTCTCCCCTGCCGCTCGGTGAAAAACCAACCACTTGGCTTGCCGACCGGCGACAACGTCAGACTAACCCGAACAACAACCGGGCACTCAACCTGCCCAAACCCTGTATGAAAACAACCCAGAACAGCAGGCGATCCAGCCGATTCCTGCCCGTCGGAAGCATGTGGCGCATTCTCACTCTATCCGCTCTCGGCGCGGTGACCGCCTTCTCCCAGGAAGTCGCCCCGGCCGCAGCCTCCGGGGAGGCCGACGAGGACGTCATCGAACTCTCTCCATTCGTCATCGACGCCGAATCGGAGTCGGGTTGGGTGGCCTCGGAAACCCTGGCCGGCAGCCGCCTCAAGTCGAAGTTCAGCGACATCGCCGCACCCATCGAGGTGCTGACGATGGACTTCATGGACGACTACGGCCTGAACAGCATCGAGGATGCGGCCAAGTACACGGTCAACGTGGAGTCCGGCGATGACATCACCCTGGGCAACGGCCTGCCCGGCTCGACCGGAAGCGGCACGGTGCGTATCCGGGGCCTGGCTGCGCCGACCAATTCGCGCGAGTTCTTCGGTTCGCTCATGCCCAGCGACAACTACAACATCGACCGCCTGACCGTCGCCTCCGGCCCGAACTCGATCCTGTTTGGAACGGGCAGTCCGGCCGGTGTGATCGACTCGAGCCTGAAGCGGCCGACTTTCAAGAACGGCGGAACGGTCGGTCTGCAGGTCGATTCCTTCGGCGGATACCGCGGCACCCTCGACTACAACCAGGTCCTGGTGGACAACGTTCTTTCGGTCCGGGCCAACGCCCTTTACGGCGTGCGCAGTTGGGACATCGAGGATGCCGATGAGACCAGCAAGCGGATCAATGTCGGCGTGACCTGGAAGCCCTTCAAGAACACGACCTTCTTTGCCAACTACGAGTACACGGACATCGACTCCAACCGGCCCTCGACCCTCTGGCCGACCGATCAGATGACCACCTGGTATGAATCCTCCACCTACGGGCTGGGCGGCGGTTATCCCAGCCGCTATATCTTCCCCAACGACGCGGCCTGGGCTGTCGGCGGCGACGGCGTGGCGGCGCGTTACCTGCCGCCCAATCCGCCCCAGGGTGTCGCGCCGGTTCCCGGTATGCAGCAGCAGCTTTTTGATGTGGCCGGCAACTTCCCGGTCGTCATCGATGGCGCCAACGCGATCAGCCAGATCTGGGGCTGGCAGGACTCCGTCGATATCAAGCCGGTTCCCTCGTGGAATCACGTTTCGCCGATCAACAACGAGGCGGACGGCTGGACCATCCTCTCGGACAAGTACTATCCGGTCGACGTCAACACCCTGGCCAACGTGCGCGGCGCCAACACCAAGTGGGACACCTTCAACTTCAACTTCAGCCAGAAGATCATCGAGGATCTCTACTTCGATGCGGCCTACCAGTACCAGAAGCAGGACCTCTTCTCCTGGGAAAAGATCAACTATATCAGCGCCCAGACGCCGACCATTGACGCCAATATGTATCTGCCGGACGGCGTCACCCCCAATCCCAATGCGGGCAAGGTCTACTTCCAGGGTTATCCCGCCTATTCCAAGGGAGTCCAAGAAGTGAACGACTGGCGCTTGGCTCTCTCCTACGAGCTGGACTTCGTCAAGAAGACCGAACGCTTCGGCTGGTTGGGCAAGCACCGCCTGGCCGCCCTGCTCTCCGGTTACCAATCCGAACAGCGCGAGCAGGCCTATCGTTACCATATCCAGCCCAAGGAAGAAGCCGGCGGCTGGCGCGACCCGGTCTTCCCGGGAATGGACTACGCGGTGGACACCCTCCATGAGGGCATCAACGTCTCCCCGCTGCTCTCCTCCCCCTACCAGACCTCGACCACCGACGGCGTCTCCTCCATCCGCTTCAACAACGCCGGGGAGCCCCTCATCCAGAACAATTCGAGTTGGCGCACCAGCGCCCAGCGCCGTCCCCAGGTGCGTTATTATCTCGAGGGCAACGAGTTCATCCCCAACCACTTCATCCCCTCGGGCGAGCCCTGGACCATCACCGACGCCAACGGCGAAGCCTGGACCATGACTCCCGAGGAGTGGTACGTGGAGGATGGCGTCCGCTGGGTCAGCCGCGAGGGCTTCGCCCCACAGGGCAAGACCAAGCAGGACACCCAGCAATTCACCTACCAGGGGTATTTCTGGGGCGGACGCATCGTCGCCACCTACGGCTACCGCAAGGACAAGATCAAGGCGGCCAGCCTCGATTACATCAATGACCGGCAGGCCGGCGTGCAGGAGAACTTCTTCGATGTCGACTTCGGCGAATACGGCGAATCCGATTCCGGCACGACCCAGACCAAGGGTATCGTGGCCTATCCCTTCCAGGGCTGGCTCCACATGCCTCTCGGCTTCGACATCGGCGGCTTCTACAATGAGTCCGACACCTACCAGCCGCCCACCCGCAACTACGATCCCTACGGCGGCCTCTATCCCGGCGCCCTGGGCGACGGACAGGACTACGGCGTGATCATCAGCATGTTCGACGGCAAATTGACCGGACGTTTCAACATCTATGAAAACACCTCCGGACCGCAGCGAGCCGGCAACGTGCCCTTCAACCGTTTCCGCTTCACCCTCAACGGACCGTTCAACCGGGTGACCGCCCTGGCGCCTTCGATTGAAGCTACCAGTGGATGGCCAAAGAACGCGGAGGGGACCAGTGACCGGGTCTACAATGAACTCGGCGCCGGCGATCCCTACTGGGTGGTCAGCTTCCGCGAAGCCACCGGTCAGGAGCTTCAGCTGAACTGGAAACCGGTCAACAACCTCGACCTGCGGCTCACCTGGAACTCCCAGGAAGTGGTCGAAAGCCAGATCGGTCTGGATTGGTGGCGCTTCCTCGACACCATCACCCCGATCATCGACAGCTACGGCTTCCCCGAAGGCGGCGAGACCGATCCCAGTGACAAGAACGGCGACGGCGTCGTCACCCAGAACGTCACCTGGAAGGATGCCCCGAACAACCAGAATCAATGGAATCTGTTTGTTCCGGGAGCCGCCACCCAGTCCTATACGACGGTCAAGCAGCAGTGGGACAACACCGTGATCAACGGCTCGACCGGACGCGGCATCATCGAGGCGCTCGACGGCAAGGCCAATGAGTTCGTCCGCGAGAACCGCTGGAACCTCAACGCCAACTACCGTTTCACCGAAGGAGCCCTCAAGGGCTTCGACGTCGGAGGCGCCGTCCGCTGGCGGGCCGCTCCGCTCATCGGTTACGGAGACAAGGTACAGGCCGGAACCACCATCGTCGACCTCGACAAACCGATCTACGGTTCACAGGAGATCTACTACGACTTCCGGGCCGGCTACCGGGGCCAGATGGCCTTCATGGGCGATCGCAACTACCGCATCAACCTCAATGTCCGCAATGTCTTCGACAAGGACGAGGGTCTGGCTTCCATGGCCTCCGCCAGTGGTCAGGCCATCCGCTACCGCCGGGTTGACGGACGCCAGTTCATCCTCTCGCTCGAGTTCGACCTTTAGGGTGGGTTGAGTTCAGCAAACATCCGGAGCCGGTCCCGTCAGGGACCGGCTCTTTTTCCTGGTGGATTCCGCGTATCCCGGGGTTCCCTCATCCGGGTTGCCCTCAGGGTGCATTTCGTCTAGAAAATCCGTCCGACTCTTTCGGATACACATAGCCACCCGAGTTTCCCACCCGTGCCATGGACTCAACCCGCCGCCTCCGACTCCTGGCCGCGCTTTTTGCGCTGCCTCTCCTTCACTCGTCCGCCCAACCAATGAGCCGCGCGGAGCAGGTCCTGCGCGAGAACCAACCCCGGGCCGACCGGGGCGACGGAACCTACCGGAACCCCGTCCTCGCCGGTCACTACCACGATCCCAGCCTGGTCCGGGTGGGTGATGACTACTACATGACCCACTGCCCGGACCTGCTGATCTGGCACAGCCGCGACCTGGTGAACTGGGAGCCGATCGGTCGGGTGAATCATGGCATCAGCGGCGACATCTGGGCGCCCGATCTCGTCCACCACAACGGCCTGTTCTACCTCTACCTTCCGGTCCGTCTCTCCGAACCGAATCAGCCCCTGCGCTTCACCAATGTCGTGCTGACAGCCGAAAATCCGGCCGGACCCTGGACCGACCCGGTCGACCTGGGAATCGGGGGAATCGACCCGGGCCATGTGGCCGGCCCGGACGGGCGTCGCTTTCTCTACGTCAACCAGGGCCGGGTCGTCGAGCTCACACCCGACGGACTCGGCGTGATCGGCGAGCCGCGTGAAGTCTATTCCGGGTGGCCCATCCCGGAGAACTGGATCGTCGAATGCATGTGCCTGGAGAGCCCGAAGTTCGTGACCCGCGACGGGTGGATCTACCTGGTCTCCGCCCAGGGCGGCACGGTTGGCCCCTCGACCAGTCACATGATCACGGTGGCGCGATCGCGCTCGCCGGAAGGTCCCTGGGAAGACGCGCCGGGCAATCCCATGCTGAGGACGGCGAGCCGCACGGAACCCTGGTGGTCGCAGGGCCACGGGACGCTCATTGATGCTCCGGACGGATCGTGGTGGGTCGTCTATCATGCCATCCGCCGCAACCATCGCGCCCTTGGACGCAATACCCTCCTGCTTCCGGTCACCTGGACCGACGATGGCTGGCCGGTCATTCCGCAAAACGTCCGGTCCGATTCGGTTCTTTCCAAGCCTCCCGGGCAAAGCGTCGGCCACGGCCTGCCGCTTTCCGATTCATTTGCCGGCCCGCAGATCGGCCTCCAATGGATGGGGACCGGCGATGAGACAATCACGATCTCCGATGGCAGTCTGGCCCTGGCATCCCGGGGCAACGGACCGCTGGATGCGGCCGATATCCGCATCCAGCCCGTCAATACGAGCTACGAGGTCCGGGTCGAGGTGGAACTGGCCGGGGCCTCCGAGGGCGGCCTGCTCATCACCGGGGCCGAGGCCGGACCCACCGGCGTCTTCCTGCGGCCGGGCGCGGTCGGCACCTACGCCCGGGGAAGGGAAAGGTCGACGGTTGGGACCGAGGCGCAGCGCCTCTTCCTGAGGATTCGCAACGTGGAGGACGATGTCGCCCTCTACCGCAGTCCGGATGGCCGGAACTGGACCAAATTTGCATGGGGGGCGGAGGTCTCCACCTACAATACACTGAGGATCGCCCTCTATGCGGCGGGCGGGGGGGCGGTCCGCTTCCGCGATTTCCAGTACCGCGGTCTTCCCGCGGACGACACCGCGGTCTTCTCAAGATCGGACCTCTATATCCGCGATCCTTATGTCCTCCCCGTCGAGGAGACGCAGACCTACAACCTCTATGCGACCAGCCGGGACCAGGAAAGCGGACGTCGTGGCGTCCGCGTCTACAAGAGCCGCGACCTTGAGAACTGGCTGGATGGAGGGCTGGTCTTCGAGATACCCGACGGCAGCTGGGCCGATCCCGCCAAATCGCTCTGGGCACCCGAGGTCCATCGGTATCAGGAGAAATACTACCTCTTCGCCACGCTTTCGAATCCGGAGAGGGAGTTGCCGGCCGATCTGCCCGACCGGCCTGATCTCTACCTGCGCGGCACCGGTATCTTTGTCAGCGACTCGCCGGACGGACCTTTCCTGCCCCTTTCGGACAGGCCTCATACGCCCGAGGACTGGATGAGCCTGGACGGCACGCTTTGGGTGGAAGACGGCGTGCCCTATATGATTTTCTGTCACGAATGGTGGCAGATCGGCGACGGAACCTTTGAGCTCGTTCCGCTTTCCCCCGGCCTCGAACGGCCGACCGCCGATCCGGTTGTTCTCTTTCACGCATCCGAAGGGCCGTGGACCCGTGACATGAGGGAACAGGCCCGCCGGCGGGGTCGGGACACCTGGACCGGCCGGGTCACCGACGGGGCCTTCTTCTACCGATCAAAAACTGGAAAGCTGATCATGCTCTGGTCCAGTTTCGGTGAAGACGGCTATGCCTGCAGCTACGCGGTTTCGGAAAGCGGGCGATTGAGCGGACCGTGGATCCAGGCGGAAACGCCCCTCTACGATCGGGACGGCGGGCACGGGATGATCTTCCGGACGTTCGACGGACGCCTCATGCTCTCCCTCCACGCCCCCAACGATCATGAATCGGCCCGGGCCCAATTCCTCGAGATCGAGGATCTGGGAGACTCCCTGCGAATCCTTGAGTGACGGTAAAGCCCGGCAAGGCGTGAAAGAAGCCGGCTAAAGTGGGATCCTCAACTGCACATTGTTCGATCTACGATGAATCCCGATCCGATCCATCAAGCTGGACCTTGGTCCGGCCCTACGAACTGTCGTTCCCAGATCTCTGAAACCTGACCTCTGACCTCTTCTCCCACGCCCTTCCCTCCTCCTCCATGCCCCGCCGTTACCTCGTCGTCGTCGCCACCTTTCTGCTGTCTTTCCTGCTCTACGTCGACCGGGTCTGCATCTCGACCGCCAAGGAGCCGATCGTCGAAGATCTCGGACTGTCGGATGCGCAGTTCGGCTGGATCCTTTCCGCCTTCGCTTTCGGTTACGCCCTCATGCAGACTCCGGCGGGAGCGATGGCGGACAAATTCGGAGCCCGGCGCATCCTCGCCTCGGTGGTGACCCTCTGGTCTTTTTTCACCGGCCTGACCGCGCTGGCCTGGGGTTTTGTCTCGATGATGGTCGTTCGCTTCTGCTTTGGCGCGGGGGAGGCCGGCGCTTTTCCCGGGATGGCGCGGACGGTCTATTCCTGGATCCCGGTCAGTGAGCGGGGGCTGGTCAAGGGGATCAACTTCTCGGCCTCCCGGCTCGGAGCGGCCCTGACCATGCCGGTCCTTCCGTGGTTGATTCACGCCATCGGCTGGAAGGAATCCTTCCTTCTGCTCATGGTCATCGGCTTTGCCTGGGCCACCATCTGGTGGCTCTGGTTCCGCGATGAACCGGCCGAGCACAAGGGCATCGATGCAAAGGAGCTCGAGTACATCATTGCCAACCGACAGGAGGCGGGCGCCAGGAAGATCGCGCCCACTCCTCTCAAGGCCGTCGAGCTCTTCACCTCCGGAAATCTCTGGCTGATGATGGGGCAGTACTTTGCCAGCAACTTCACCTTCTTCTTTACCCTTTCCTGGCTTTATCCCTACATCAAGCGGACCTACGGCCTCGATTACACCGAGGCCGGCTTCTACACCATGATACCCCTGCTCGCCGGTGCCCTCGGCAACCTGACCTCGGGCAGCCTGGTCGACCGGCTCTTCCGTCACGGACACCGCGCCTTTTCCCGGCGACTGCCGGCCATCCTCGGTTTCGGATTCGCCACGGTCGGCCTTCTGATGAGTGTCGACCAGGCCAGCGTCATCGGCGCCGTCATCTGGCTCTCGATCGGGGTCTTCGGGGCCGACATGACCCTGAGCCCGTCCTGGTCGTTCTGCATCGACATCGGCGGACGGCATGCCGGCGCGGTTTCCGGGACCATGAACATGGCGGGCAACCTCGGCTCGGCCGTGGTCGGCATCCTCTTCCCTTACCTGATCGCCTGGACCGGCGGTCCGACCACCTTTTTTTACGTGGCCGCCGCACTCAACGCCGCCGCCATCGTCTGCTGGCTCCTGGCCCGACCGGAAAACCGTCTCCCTTCCGCGTGAATCGTCGACAAACTCATCTCTTGGTCAGGGTGTAGCCACTTCGCTGTGTCGAAGTGTCCTTGTCTCCTGCAGGAACGCCGGCACAGCGGCGCTGCTACATCGATTCAAGCTTCCAGCCGCCCCGTAACTCTTCCACCTTTATGAGATCCATCTATTCATCGTACCGCCAAACCGCCCTGACCGCGTTCTGGGCGGCCGCGCTCCTCACCGCCGGATGCACGACCTCGATCACGGATACTCCGGCAGAATCAGCCTCCGCAACGGCCCCGGCATCCCGGGAAGCGATCCCAGCCGGCACCCTGCCGATCATCGACTCCAACGTCATTTTCGAGGAGGTCGATGGTCTCGTCGCGGTGGAAGCCGAACACTTCAACGACCAGACCCTGACGTCCGTTCGGGCCTGGCACCTGGTTTCACCGAAGAGTTCCGCTCTGCCGGAGCCGGATGCCGATCCCGCCCACCTGGCTGGAGCCAGTGGAGGCGCCTACCTCGAGGCTCTCCCGGACACCCGGAAGGACCACAGTGAAACCCTCATCACCGGGGAGAACTTTTCCAACGACCCCGGGAAGATGGCAATTCTCAGCTACCGGGTTCATTTCAATACGCCCGGCAAATACTACGTCTGGGTTCGGTCCTTTTCCACCGGATCGGAAGACAACGGCATTCACGTCGGTCTGGACGGCACCTGGCCCGAGAGTGGTCGACGATGGCAAACCGTGGCCAAGAACCAGTGGAATTGGGACTGCCGGCAGCGCACGACCGAGGTGCACGTGGGTGTGCCCCTCCAACTCTTCCTCGAAATCCCCAGCACCGGTGAGCACACCATCCAGTTCTCCATGCGCGAAGATGGGTTCGAGTTCGACAAGTGGATCATGACCCTGGATCGGGATTTCCAACGACCGGACGACACCGGACCTGAAACGCGGGTTCTCGCGGGAACCCTTCCGCCACCCTTCCCTCCCACCTGGCCTGACCACTGGGGACAACCGCCGCCAATTCAAACCATGGACTACGTCCCGCTCCCCGGCGGTTACGGATTCGGGAGCTCCACCCTGGCCCATTGGATACAGGGTCATCTCGATGCGGATCAGGATCGCGGCAATGGCGTCCTCTCACTCTCAGCGGCCGATTTCCCGGTTGAGGGAACCGGCTTCTACCTGGACCGGGACCGCTGGCTGGCCATCAACCCGGACAAGAACCGGGAAGCCTCCACCCGGACGATGGCGCCGGTCGCCAACGCCGTCTATGACATCACGCTGCACGCAGTCGGCGAGAACGACGGGGCTTCAGCCTACGAGGTGCTTCTGGGCGGACGTCTGGTCGGCACCTTCACACCACCCCTCGGTACCGGCATATTTGAAGAGGGTGAGGCGTTCAACCAGACCTGGCGCAACGTCGAAGCCAACGAGGGCGAGACGATCGAGATCCGCGCCCGGGTGGGTTCGAACGACGGCAAAGAATTCAGCAGGGCCCGCTGGTCGAAGATCACCTTCAAACCCGCCAGTCATGATCCGGGTGACGCCCCTCTGGCCATGGTCGGAGCAGCCGGAGCCGGCGCCATTGTTCCGGTCGCCCCGCGTCAACCCGATGGTCTCGGAGAGATCTCACTGACCGGGGAGTCGCGCCGATGGCACAAGATCACCCTGACCCTCGATGGTCCCTTTGCCCGGGAGATGGACTCCGCGCCGAATCCCTTCACCGACTACGCCATGGAGGTGACCTTTGCCCACGAGTCGGGTGACCCCACCTACCGGATACCCGGCTATTTTGCGGCCGATGGGAACGCGGCGGAAACCTCGGCCGATTCAGGCACGAAATGGAGGGCCCATCTTTCACCGGACAAACCCGGCCGGTGGACCTACCGGGTCTCCTTCCGCAAGGGTGACCGGGTTGCCCTCGGCGGGGTCGACGGCGGAGCACTCGCGCCTTACGACGGACTGGAAGGCAGCTTTGAAGTCGGGGAGACGGACAAGACCGGCCGTGACTTCCGAGGCCGGGGTCGCCTCCGCTATGTCGGTCGGCACCATCTCCGTTTCGCCGGAAGCGGCGAATGGTTCCTCAAGGCCGGGGCCGATGCCCCCGAGACCCTCCTGGCCTATGCCGACTTCGACAACACCATGGCTCTCCGGGCGGACGTCCCGCTCAAGACCTGGTCCCCTCACCTGCGGGACTGGAACGAGGGAGACCCGACCTGGCAGAACGGGCGGGGCAAGGGTCTGATCGGTGCCCTCAATTACCTTTCCGCAAAAGGCGCCAATGCCTTTTCCTTCCTGACCTACAATGCCGGCGGCGACGGAGACAACGTCTGGCCCTTTGTCGAACGTGACGACAAGCTGCACTACGACTGTTCCAAGCTCGATCAGTGGGGCATTGTCTTTGACCATGGCACCCAACGCGGCCTCTACCTTCACTTCAAGCTGCAGGAAACCGAGATCGACGACAACCGTGCCGGTGCCCGCAAAAACCCGAAAGTCATTCCCGAATCCCTCGACGGCGGTCTTCTCGGCCCGGAACGCAGGCTCTACCTCCGCGAGATCATCGCCCGGTTCGGTCATGCCCTCGCCCTGAATTGGAACCTGGGCGAGGAGAACACCCAAACCACGGATGAGCTCAAGGACATGTCGCAGTACATCCACGACCT encodes:
- a CDS encoding DUF5060 domain-containing protein, with the translated sequence MRSIYSSYRQTALTAFWAAALLTAGCTTSITDTPAESASATAPASREAIPAGTLPIIDSNVIFEEVDGLVAVEAEHFNDQTLTSVRAWHLVSPKSSALPEPDADPAHLAGASGGAYLEALPDTRKDHSETLITGENFSNDPGKMAILSYRVHFNTPGKYYVWVRSFSTGSEDNGIHVGLDGTWPESGRRWQTVAKNQWNWDCRQRTTEVHVGVPLQLFLEIPSTGEHTIQFSMREDGFEFDKWIMTLDRDFQRPDDTGPETRVLAGTLPPPFPPTWPDHWGQPPPIQTMDYVPLPGGYGFGSSTLAHWIQGHLDADQDRGNGVLSLSAADFPVEGTGFYLDRDRWLAINPDKNREASTRTMAPVANAVYDITLHAVGENDGASAYEVLLGGRLVGTFTPPLGTGIFEEGEAFNQTWRNVEANEGETIEIRARVGSNDGKEFSRARWSKITFKPASHDPGDAPLAMVGAAGAGAIVPVAPRQPDGLGEISLTGESRRWHKITLTLDGPFAREMDSAPNPFTDYAMEVTFAHESGDPTYRIPGYFAADGNAAETSADSGTKWRAHLSPDKPGRWTYRVSFRKGDRVALGGVDGGALAPYDGLEGSFEVGETDKTGRDFRGRGRLRYVGRHHLRFAGSGEWFLKAGADAPETLLAYADFDNTMALRADVPLKTWSPHLRDWNEGDPTWQNGRGKGLIGALNYLSAKGANAFSFLTYNAGGDGDNVWPFVERDDKLHYDCSKLDQWGIVFDHGTQRGLYLHFKLQETEIDDNRAGARKNPKVIPESLDGGLLGPERRLYLREIIARFGHALALNWNLGEENTQTTDELKDMSQYIHDLDPYHHHIVVHTFPEQQDEVYRPLLGEQSFLTGASLQNSAIGDSHHQVVKWNRESAAAGKPWVVAFDEAGNAGQGMPPDPDYPGMPEDYSGPTIDQTRQWVLWGTFMAGGGGVEYYFGYKLPQNDLVCEDWRSRDRSWDYCRIALDFFRDQRIPVSEMTNRDELVGNPDHDNRAYCFAKEDALYLVYLPNGGSVELDLSDAGGSFTIAWFNPRTGGDLIEGSVSTVEGGSPVTLGPPPMDPGQDWLAVVRRQP
- a CDS encoding MFS transporter translates to MPRRYLVVVATFLLSFLLYVDRVCISTAKEPIVEDLGLSDAQFGWILSAFAFGYALMQTPAGAMADKFGARRILASVVTLWSFFTGLTALAWGFVSMMVVRFCFGAGEAGAFPGMARTVYSWIPVSERGLVKGINFSASRLGAALTMPVLPWLIHAIGWKESFLLLMVIGFAWATIWWLWFRDEPAEHKGIDAKELEYIIANRQEAGARKIAPTPLKAVELFTSGNLWLMMGQYFASNFTFFFTLSWLYPYIKRTYGLDYTEAGFYTMIPLLAGALGNLTSGSLVDRLFRHGHRAFSRRLPAILGFGFATVGLLMSVDQASVIGAVIWLSIGVFGADMTLSPSWSFCIDIGGRHAGAVSGTMNMAGNLGSAVVGILFPYLIAWTGGPTTFFYVAAALNAAAIVCWLLARPENRLPSA
- a CDS encoding family 43 glycosylhydrolase, producing the protein MDSTRRLRLLAALFALPLLHSSAQPMSRAEQVLRENQPRADRGDGTYRNPVLAGHYHDPSLVRVGDDYYMTHCPDLLIWHSRDLVNWEPIGRVNHGISGDIWAPDLVHHNGLFYLYLPVRLSEPNQPLRFTNVVLTAENPAGPWTDPVDLGIGGIDPGHVAGPDGRRFLYVNQGRVVELTPDGLGVIGEPREVYSGWPIPENWIVECMCLESPKFVTRDGWIYLVSAQGGTVGPSTSHMITVARSRSPEGPWEDAPGNPMLRTASRTEPWWSQGHGTLIDAPDGSWWVVYHAIRRNHRALGRNTLLLPVTWTDDGWPVIPQNVRSDSVLSKPPGQSVGHGLPLSDSFAGPQIGLQWMGTGDETITISDGSLALASRGNGPLDAADIRIQPVNTSYEVRVEVELAGASEGGLLITGAEAGPTGVFLRPGAVGTYARGRERSTVGTEAQRLFLRIRNVEDDVALYRSPDGRNWTKFAWGAEVSTYNTLRIALYAAGGGAVRFRDFQYRGLPADDTAVFSRSDLYIRDPYVLPVEETQTYNLYATSRDQESGRRGVRVYKSRDLENWLDGGLVFEIPDGSWADPAKSLWAPEVHRYQEKYYLFATLSNPERELPADLPDRPDLYLRGTGIFVSDSPDGPFLPLSDRPHTPEDWMSLDGTLWVEDGVPYMIFCHEWWQIGDGTFELVPLSPGLERPTADPVVLFHASEGPWTRDMREQARRRGRDTWTGRVTDGAFFYRSKTGKLIMLWSSFGEDGYACSYAVSESGRLSGPWIQAETPLYDRDGGHGMIFRTFDGRLMLSLHAPNDHESARAQFLEIEDLGDSLRILE